One genomic region from Leguminivora glycinivorella isolate SPB_JAAS2020 chromosome 8, LegGlyc_1.1, whole genome shotgun sequence encodes:
- the LOC125228724 gene encoding uncharacterized protein LOC125228724 codes for MSRKDKIMALAISNTKKSESLIRVKPANTTKNKNSLSSSDDKQAARKSPILTDLDELWSRPLDFNKYPAIFENQNEYCNSFEIVQDLDLLSFTNNTYENTLPSTRQSLICYENLPDSDDDRCDSTGLYDSDDSVKDKDYNPKSPDYNSDSSNNINEKVPITVTVDAGKHTDSVETDSVSSYDCNETRHVSIIVNAEIHDERERKNTRNGHEMNNNNRYFKTNHNVIETDDIIELENVDTQSIQNQMEDTDFVESAIEKGDIETSSNVPECEKGLTKLGLPRKRRKFEESLHERKRQKKEAADEKLTLKPPCTEKCRKKCTTKFTEGMRKQIHDRYINLCWESRGLFIKGHVESRNVRTRTKQNDKKRSSRVSFLLSLHR; via the coding sequence atgtcaagaaaagataaaattaTGGCTTTGgctatttcaaatacaaaaaaatcagAGTCTCTTATTCGTGTGAAGCCAGCTAATACTACCAAAAATAAAAACTCTTTAAGTAGTTCGGATGATAAACAAGCCGCTCGAAAAAGTCCAATCCTAACAGATCTTGATGAACTTTGGTCTCGCCCTCTGGATTTTAACAAATACCCAGCCATAtttgaaaatcaaaatgaatACTGCAATTCATTTGAAATAGTTCAAGATCTTGATCTATTATCTTTTACAAACAATACGTATGAAAACACTTTGCCATCTACTCGTCAATCTTTGATATGTTATGAAAACCTTCCAGACTCTGACGATGATAGATGTGACTCGACTGGTTTATATGACTCCGATGACAGCGTCAAAGATAAGGACTATAACCCTAAATCTCCAGATTACAACTCAGATTCGTCGAACAACATTAATGAAAAAGTACCAATTACTGTCACAGTTGATGCTGGCAAACATACTGACTCTGTAGAGACTGACTCGGTTTCATCATACGATTGCAATGAAACAAGACATGTTAGTATAATAGTTAATGCTGAGATACATGacgagagagagagaaaaaacacgCGGAATGGTCACGAAATGAATAACAACAAtagatattttaaaactaaccATAATGTGATAGAAACGGATGATATAATAGAATTAGAAAATGTTGATACTCAAAGTATACAGAATCAAATGGAGGATACTGATTTTGTGGAGTCTGCTATTGAAAAGGGCGATATCGAAACATCATCTAATGTACCAGAGTGTGAAAAAGGATTGACGAAATTGGGTTTGCCAAGGAAGAGGCGTAAGTTTGAAGAGTCACTTCATGAACGAaaaaggcaaaaaaaagaagctgCAGATGAAAAACTGACATTAAAACCACCATGTACTGAGAAATGTCGTAAAAAATGTACAACAAAGTTTACAGAAGGTATGAGAAAACAAATACACGATAGAtatataaatttatgttgggAATCGAGAGGACTATTTATAAAAGGCCACGTAGAGTCACGAAATGTAAGAACACGGACAAAACAGAACGATAAAAAAAGATCGAGCCGTGTCTCATTTCTACTATCTTTACACCGATAA